In Nocardioides sp. JQ2195, a genomic segment contains:
- a CDS encoding RNA degradosome polyphosphate kinase, translating to MTHDSLPSHTSGSVDDGPFEPGLRAVSSETFDVEPPYVPNEGSLPLADFPDRFLDRELSWLHFNQRVLELAEDASLPLLERARFLAIFASNLDEFFMVRVAGLKRRIAAGVAVRAASGHLPREVLESIWGSTGELMARHAAVFQRDLVPALRAEGIELVRWEDLDKDEQKQCKRLFKERVFPVLTPLAVDPAHPFPYISGLSLNIAVLVRNPKTKKEHFARVKVPPIFSRFVPLGNQRFVPLEDVIGEHLKRLFPGMEVLEAHTFRVTRNEDLEVEEDDAENLLAALEKELLRRKFGPPVRLEVEESIHPRVLELLVSELGVSPGEVVQLPGPLDLRGVNDIADLAREDLKYDAYVPTTHTELAEVESASPVDVFKAARRNNVLLHHPYDSFATSVQRFLEQSAADPHVLAIKQTLYRTSGDSPIIDALVDAAEAGKQVLVIVEIKARFDETNNIRWARKLEHAGCHVVYGLVGLKTHCKLSMVVRDEPDGIRRYTHIGTGNYNPKTARLYEDFGLITADQAIGEDVAHLFNNLSGFSRNASYEQLLVAPDSVRDGLIEQVHAEIEHHRAGRPARIRLKANSIVDETTIDALYLASQAGVPVQLLVRGICAVRPGVPGLSETIEVRSVLGRFLEHSRVFEFAGGGEPTAWIGSADLMHRNLDRRVEVLVRLPTQELVGRVAEVLDLAFDDDTSAWTLGADAQWTRTSGTQHLHQVLIEQHRQRRR from the coding sequence ATGACGCACGACAGCCTGCCCTCGCACACCTCGGGATCGGTCGACGACGGCCCCTTCGAGCCCGGGCTGCGTGCGGTGAGCAGCGAGACCTTCGACGTCGAGCCGCCCTACGTCCCCAACGAGGGCTCCCTGCCGCTGGCTGACTTCCCCGATCGCTTCCTCGACCGCGAGCTGTCCTGGTTGCACTTCAACCAGCGGGTGCTCGAGCTCGCCGAGGACGCATCGTTGCCGCTGCTCGAACGGGCCCGCTTCCTGGCCATCTTCGCCAGCAACCTCGACGAGTTCTTCATGGTCCGGGTGGCCGGTCTCAAGCGGCGCATCGCGGCCGGAGTCGCCGTACGCGCGGCCAGCGGTCACCTGCCACGCGAGGTGCTCGAGTCGATCTGGGGCAGCACCGGTGAGCTGATGGCCCGGCACGCCGCCGTCTTCCAGAGGGACCTCGTGCCGGCGCTGCGCGCCGAGGGCATCGAGCTGGTGCGCTGGGAGGACCTCGACAAGGACGAGCAGAAGCAGTGCAAGCGGCTGTTCAAGGAGCGGGTCTTCCCGGTCCTAACTCCGCTGGCCGTCGACCCGGCCCACCCGTTCCCCTACATCTCCGGGCTGTCGCTCAACATCGCGGTGCTGGTGCGCAACCCGAAGACCAAGAAGGAGCACTTCGCCCGGGTCAAGGTGCCGCCGATCTTCAGCCGGTTCGTGCCCCTGGGCAACCAGCGCTTCGTGCCGCTGGAGGACGTCATCGGCGAGCACCTCAAGCGGCTCTTCCCCGGCATGGAGGTGCTCGAGGCGCACACCTTCCGGGTCACCCGCAACGAGGACCTCGAGGTGGAGGAGGACGACGCGGAGAACCTGCTGGCCGCCCTCGAGAAGGAGCTGTTGCGGCGCAAGTTCGGCCCGCCCGTGCGCCTCGAGGTGGAGGAGTCGATCCACCCGCGCGTGCTCGAGCTGCTGGTCTCCGAGCTCGGGGTGTCGCCCGGGGAGGTCGTGCAGCTGCCCGGCCCGCTCGACCTGCGCGGGGTCAACGACATCGCCGACCTCGCCCGCGAGGACCTCAAGTACGACGCCTACGTGCCGACCACCCACACCGAGCTGGCCGAGGTCGAGTCGGCCAGCCCGGTCGACGTGTTCAAGGCAGCCCGCCGCAACAACGTCCTGCTGCACCACCCCTACGACTCGTTCGCCACGTCGGTGCAGCGGTTCCTCGAGCAGTCCGCCGCCGACCCCCACGTGCTGGCGATCAAGCAGACGCTCTACCGCACCTCCGGTGACTCGCCGATCATCGATGCCCTGGTCGATGCCGCCGAGGCCGGCAAGCAGGTGCTGGTGATCGTCGAGATCAAGGCGCGCTTCGACGAGACCAACAACATCCGCTGGGCACGCAAGCTCGAGCATGCCGGGTGCCACGTGGTCTACGGCCTGGTCGGCCTCAAGACCCACTGCAAGCTGTCGATGGTCGTGCGTGACGAGCCCGACGGCATCCGCCGCTACACCCACATCGGCACCGGCAACTACAACCCGAAGACCGCGCGCCTCTATGAGGACTTCGGCCTGATCACCGCCGACCAAGCCATCGGCGAGGACGTCGCCCACCTGTTCAACAACCTGAGCGGCTTCTCGCGCAACGCCTCCTACGAGCAGCTCCTGGTCGCACCCGACTCGGTGCGCGACGGCCTGATCGAGCAGGTCCACGCCGAGATCGAGCACCACCGCGCCGGGCGTCCGGCCCGGATCCGGCTCAAGGCCAACTCCATCGTCGACGAGACCACCATCGACGCGCTCTACCTGGCCAGCCAGGCCGGCGTGCCCGTGCAGCTGTTGGTGCGCGGCATCTGCGCCGTGCGCCCCGGCGTACCCGGCCTGTCGGAGACGATCGAGGTGCGCTCCGTGCTGGGCCGCTTCCTCGAGCACAGCCGGGTCTTCGAGTTCGCGGGTGGCGGGGAGCCGACCGCGTGGATCGGTTCGGCAGACCTGATGCACCGCAACCTCGACCGACGGGTGGAGGTGCTGGTCAGGCTGCCGACCCAGGAGCTCGTCGGGCGGGTGGCCGAGGTGCTCGACCTCGCGTTCGACGACGACACGTCGGCGTGGACGCTCGGTGCCGACGCCCAGTGGACCCGCACGTCCGGCACCCAGCACCTGCACCAGGTCCTGATCGAGCAGCACCGCCAACGCCGCCGCTGA
- a CDS encoding alpha/beta hydrolase encodes MSLEHHLKKLTVVGVLALPEPIKRRLAGKPVVVDGQTLDLDTQLLLKLQKVAREVAAESLPIEQGRARLAAQSALVGGAQPIGATQDISLAGVPARVYVPAALLAEDARPTLVFFHGGGFIYGGEHSTHDQACRFLAEESGVQVISVDYRLAPEHPFPAAYDDCVAAFRTVVSRAPSLKVDSSRIAVGGDSAGGNLAAVVAIAVVDDEVAPAWQMLVYPVTDNVGVSESRRRFGSGFFLTTEFIDLAIDSYLPAPLDRADPRASPLLGKIPAGLAPAHVVTAGFDPLRDEGEAYVELLRAAGVPVTHRREPGLIHGFFNTITVGKASPAAVADLASRLAIALR; translated from the coding sequence ATGTCCTTGGAACACCACCTGAAGAAGCTGACGGTCGTCGGTGTGCTGGCGCTGCCGGAACCGATCAAGCGGCGGCTGGCCGGGAAGCCCGTCGTGGTCGACGGGCAGACCCTCGACCTCGACACGCAGCTGCTGCTGAAGCTGCAGAAGGTGGCGCGCGAGGTGGCCGCGGAGAGCCTGCCGATCGAGCAGGGGCGTGCCCGACTGGCCGCGCAGAGCGCCCTGGTCGGTGGGGCGCAGCCGATCGGTGCCACCCAGGACATCTCACTGGCCGGTGTCCCGGCGCGGGTGTACGTCCCGGCCGCACTCCTGGCGGAGGACGCCCGCCCGACCCTGGTCTTCTTCCACGGCGGCGGCTTCATCTACGGCGGCGAGCACTCCACCCACGACCAGGCCTGCCGGTTCCTGGCCGAGGAGTCCGGGGTGCAGGTCATCTCCGTCGACTACCGGTTGGCTCCCGAGCACCCGTTCCCCGCGGCGTACGACGACTGCGTGGCGGCGTTCCGCACGGTGGTCTCGCGCGCCCCGTCCCTGAAGGTCGACAGCAGCCGGATCGCGGTCGGCGGTGACTCGGCGGGCGGCAACCTGGCCGCCGTCGTGGCCATCGCCGTGGTCGACGACGAGGTCGCGCCCGCCTGGCAGATGCTGGTCTACCCGGTCACCGACAACGTCGGCGTCTCGGAGAGCCGACGCCGCTTCGGCTCCGGCTTCTTCCTGACCACGGAGTTCATCGACCTGGCCATCGACTCCTACCTGCCGGCACCGCTCGACCGCGCAGACCCCCGTGCCTCGCCGCTGCTGGGAAAGATCCCCGCGGGGCTCGCCCCGGCCCACGTGGTGACGGCCGGCTTCGACCCCCTGCGCGACGAGGGCGAGGCGTACGTCGAGCTGTTGCGCGCCGCCGGCGTGCCGGTCACCCACCGCCGCGAGCCCGGCCTGATCCACGGGTTCTTCAACACGATCACGGTCGGCAAGGCCAGCCCGGCCGCGGTGGCCGACCTCGCCTCGCGCCTGGCCATCGCCCTTCGCTGA
- the mshD gene encoding mycothiol synthase has protein sequence MASAQLTEITTLDDESLSALQRVRAACATGDQQDPLDESAALRLKHRGLEGSRLWLVGDSGFALLHEDGVDIAVAPSARGAGFGTTLADATAHLALSAWSHGDHPAAAVLAEQRGFDRARELWVMRRPVALELPESSTSVGIRGFQEGDAQELLRVNAAAFATHPEQGSMDADNLAERMAEPWFDPAGLLVATEGDRMLGFHWTKQHSEATGEVYVVGIDPEAQGRGLGKALTLAGLQHLASALAPDGEVILYVESDNLPARAVYEGLGFTHADADTHVQYRRGSAAPAQ, from the coding sequence ATGGCCTCCGCGCAGCTGACCGAGATCACCACCCTCGACGACGAGTCGCTGAGCGCGCTGCAACGGGTCCGCGCCGCCTGCGCGACCGGCGACCAGCAGGACCCCCTCGACGAGTCGGCCGCGCTGCGGCTCAAGCACCGCGGTCTCGAGGGCTCACGGCTCTGGCTGGTCGGCGACTCCGGCTTCGCCCTGCTCCACGAGGACGGGGTCGACATCGCCGTGGCACCCTCGGCCCGCGGAGCCGGCTTCGGTACGACGCTCGCGGACGCGACTGCCCACCTCGCCCTCTCCGCGTGGTCCCACGGCGACCACCCGGCGGCCGCCGTGCTCGCGGAGCAACGGGGGTTCGACCGGGCCCGAGAGCTGTGGGTGATGCGGCGTCCGGTCGCGCTCGAGCTGCCCGAATCCTCAACCAGCGTTGGGATCCGCGGCTTCCAGGAGGGTGACGCGCAGGAGCTGCTCCGGGTCAACGCGGCGGCGTTCGCCACACACCCCGAGCAGGGCTCGATGGACGCCGACAACCTGGCCGAGCGGATGGCGGAGCCGTGGTTCGACCCGGCCGGCCTCCTGGTCGCGACGGAGGGTGACCGGATGCTCGGCTTCCACTGGACCAAGCAACACTCGGAGGCGACCGGCGAGGTGTACGTCGTCGGCATCGACCCCGAGGCCCAGGGCCGGGGGCTCGGCAAGGCACTGACCCTGGCCGGGCTCCAGCACCTCGCGTCGGCCCTGGCCCCCGACGGCGAGGTGATCCTCTACGTGGAGTCCGACAACCTGCCGGCGCGGGCGGTCTACGAGGGGCTCGGGTTCACCCACGCCGACGCCGACACCCACGTCCAGTATCGCCGCGGGTCAGCCGCGCCAGCGCAGTAG
- a CDS encoding response regulator transcription factor: MSTLLLLTSALQPSAEVLPGLALLSHQVKILPAEGSALIDAPESDLLLVDGRRDLAHARDLCRLIRTTGSDIPVLLILTEGGLGVVATDWGMDDVVLDTCGPAELEARIRLAVGRLAQRDSDDPESHLIRSGDVVVDDVTYTARLGKRTLDLTFKEFELLKYLAQHPGRVFSRDQLLQEVWGYDYFGGTRTVDVHVRRLRAKLGPEHETLIGTVRNVGYRFVAPAKSKQPAPETVDSDS, encoded by the coding sequence GTGAGCACACTGCTTCTCCTCACCAGCGCGCTCCAGCCATCGGCCGAGGTTCTTCCCGGCCTGGCCCTGCTCAGCCACCAGGTCAAGATCCTGCCCGCGGAGGGCAGTGCCCTCATCGACGCGCCGGAGTCCGACCTGTTGCTGGTCGACGGCCGCCGCGACCTCGCCCACGCGCGCGACCTGTGCCGCCTGATCCGCACGACCGGGTCCGACATCCCTGTCCTGCTGATCCTCACCGAGGGTGGGCTCGGCGTGGTCGCGACCGACTGGGGCATGGACGACGTCGTCCTGGACACCTGCGGCCCGGCCGAGCTCGAGGCCCGCATCCGGCTGGCCGTCGGACGCCTCGCCCAGCGTGACTCCGACGACCCCGAGTCCCACCTGATCCGCAGCGGTGACGTGGTCGTCGACGACGTGACCTACACCGCCAGGCTCGGCAAGCGCACGCTCGACCTCACCTTCAAGGAGTTCGAGCTGCTGAAGTACCTCGCCCAGCACCCCGGGCGCGTGTTCAGCCGCGACCAGCTGCTCCAGGAGGTCTGGGGCTATGACTACTTCGGTGGCACCCGCACCGTCGACGTGCACGTCCGCCGCCTGCGCGCCAAGCTCGGCCCCGAGCACGAGACGCTGATCGGCACCGTGCGCAACGTCGGCTACCGCTTCGTCGCTCCGGCGAAGTCCAAGCAGCCGGCTCCGGAGACCGTCGACTCCGACTCCTGA
- a CDS encoding MoaD/ThiS family protein — translation MSPESSPSSQNETQIIVRYWASARAATGVNEDRLSTDGTLSISDVRDRVLALHPDSDNLERVVASCSVLVDDEPLGRRDPSTVLVSPGQSVEFLPPFAGG, via the coding sequence ATGAGCCCGGAATCGTCGCCGTCCTCGCAGAACGAGACACAGATCATCGTCCGCTACTGGGCGTCCGCGCGCGCCGCGACGGGGGTGAACGAGGACCGTCTCTCGACGGACGGGACTCTCTCGATCAGCGACGTCCGCGATCGGGTCCTGGCCCTGCACCCCGACTCGGACAACCTCGAGCGGGTGGTCGCCTCGTGCTCCGTGCTGGTCGACGACGAGCCCCTCGGACGCCGTGATCCGAGCACGGTCCTGGTCTCGCCGGGTCAGTCGGTGGAGTTCCTGCCGCCGTTCGCGGGTGGCTGA
- a CDS encoding thioredoxin family protein, which translates to MSSGQVVLLVVVPLALAFGLWRMLGDGRFRGTHQVQGSPSREPVEVEEQVSSILSGTEIDHTLGEKATLLQFSSAFCAPCRATRRVLADIAEVVPGVTHVEVDAEKHLDLVRRVGILRTPTTLVLDPQGREVTRASGAPRKEQVLSALASI; encoded by the coding sequence GTGAGCTCTGGTCAGGTCGTCCTGCTGGTCGTGGTGCCGCTCGCCCTGGCATTCGGGCTGTGGCGGATGCTCGGCGACGGCAGGTTCCGCGGCACGCACCAGGTCCAGGGGAGTCCGTCGCGCGAACCGGTGGAGGTCGAGGAACAGGTGTCCAGCATCCTGTCCGGCACCGAGATCGACCACACGCTGGGCGAGAAGGCCACGCTGCTGCAGTTCTCCAGCGCATTCTGTGCCCCGTGCCGGGCCACCCGCCGCGTGCTCGCCGACATCGCCGAGGTGGTGCCGGGCGTGACGCACGTCGAGGTGGACGCGGAGAAGCACCTCGACCTGGTCCGCCGGGTGGGCATCCTGCGTACGCCGACCACGCTGGTGCTGGATCCGCAGGGACGTGAGGTCACCCGGGCCAGTGGTGCGCCACGCAAGGAGCAGGTGCTCTCCGCGCTCGCCTCGATCTGA
- a CDS encoding class I SAM-dependent methyltransferase, which yields MTATRRVEMDSPDVETTETGFSPSPTLARLYPEASVGGYTRRDGFVDFYTRVNALLDPSSEVLDFGAGRGQWAHDPMPATHTFLRSFHERVRRVVGVDVDDAVISNPTLEDAQVVPSGSPIPYADSTFDLVLADYVLEHVTESDAPQVAGEVMRVLKPGGWFCARTPNKWGLIGVGARTVPNDLHTRVLARLQPGRKAEDVFPVEYHMNTRRDLRRLFPSPHELVVYGHSSEPTYMGSSVPAWRAAQLLDRVTPPRLASTLMVFVRKR from the coding sequence ATGACTGCCACGCGAAGGGTCGAGATGGATTCCCCCGACGTCGAGACGACCGAGACCGGCTTCTCCCCCAGCCCCACCCTGGCCCGTCTCTATCCGGAGGCGTCCGTCGGTGGCTACACCCGCCGCGACGGGTTCGTCGACTTCTACACGCGGGTCAACGCGCTGCTCGACCCGTCCTCCGAGGTGCTCGACTTCGGAGCCGGTCGCGGCCAGTGGGCACATGACCCGATGCCCGCGACGCACACGTTCCTGCGCTCCTTCCACGAGCGCGTACGCCGGGTGGTCGGCGTCGACGTCGACGACGCGGTGATCTCCAACCCGACCCTCGAGGACGCCCAGGTGGTGCCCTCCGGCTCACCGATCCCCTACGCCGACTCCACGTTCGACCTGGTGCTCGCCGACTACGTGCTCGAGCACGTCACCGAGTCCGATGCGCCGCAGGTCGCCGGCGAGGTGATGCGGGTGCTGAAGCCGGGGGGATGGTTCTGTGCCCGCACCCCCAACAAGTGGGGGTTGATCGGGGTCGGTGCCCGCACCGTGCCGAACGACCTGCACACGCGGGTGCTCGCGCGGCTGCAGCCGGGTCGCAAGGCCGAGGACGTGTTCCCGGTCGAGTACCACATGAACACGCGTCGTGACCTGAGGCGACTGTTCCCCTCGCCGCACGAGCTGGTGGTCTACGGCCACAGCTCCGAGCCGACCTACATGGGCAGCTCGGTGCCGGCCTGGCGGGCTGCCCAGCTGCTCGACCGGGTCACGCCGCCGCGGCTGGCCTCCACCCTGATGGTCTTCGTCCGGAAACGCTGA
- a CDS encoding sulfotransferase domain-containing protein: MSPSTPEAPARGQSAREWATRAVQWDPARNTIKRAVHVGARARGVRLERSGRVPAIANIYAAGSPKAGSQWMKALFDHPVVRRHTGLFTLPQLDYQLKPSKPFPAATFVPGLYFSHDEYLTMTHRHPHRLVYMFRDPRDLFVSGYFSAIGTHRPVAGYESWREELRAMPVEEGLLEIIRLGGSRLQEMATWEGVSDPDVATFRLEEVQRDPRATVAAIFKHCEIDLAPDELETVLTDVSREALQVKDLAQRAEGSESHYRVDRTTFRDLFTDEHHAAVDALAPGLAARLGYDD; this comes from the coding sequence TTGTCGCCGTCCACGCCCGAGGCGCCCGCGCGCGGCCAGTCCGCTCGCGAGTGGGCCACCCGCGCCGTGCAGTGGGACCCCGCCCGCAACACCATCAAGCGCGCCGTCCACGTCGGTGCACGCGCCCGCGGCGTACGCCTGGAGCGGTCGGGGCGGGTGCCGGCGATCGCGAACATCTATGCGGCCGGGTCGCCGAAGGCCGGGTCGCAGTGGATGAAGGCCCTCTTCGACCACCCCGTCGTACGCCGTCACACCGGGCTGTTCACGCTGCCCCAGCTCGACTACCAGCTCAAGCCGTCGAAGCCGTTCCCCGCCGCGACGTTCGTGCCGGGGCTCTACTTCAGCCACGACGAGTACCTGACGATGACGCACCGGCACCCCCACCGGTTGGTCTACATGTTCCGCGACCCGCGCGACCTGTTCGTCTCGGGCTACTTCTCCGCGATCGGGACCCACCGTCCGGTGGCCGGCTACGAGAGCTGGCGCGAGGAGCTGCGCGCGATGCCGGTGGAGGAGGGCCTGCTCGAGATCATCCGGCTCGGTGGCTCCCGGCTGCAGGAGATGGCCACGTGGGAGGGCGTCTCGGACCCGGACGTGGCCACCTTCAGGCTCGAGGAGGTCCAGCGTGATCCGCGCGCCACCGTGGCCGCGATCTTCAAGCACTGCGAGATCGACCTGGCTCCCGACGAGCTCGAGACGGTGCTCACCGACGTGTCCCGGGAGGCGCTGCAGGTCAAGGACCTGGCCCAGCGTGCGGAGGGGTCGGAGTCGCACTACCGGGTCGACCGCACGACGTTCCGCGACCTCTTCACCGACGAGCACCATGCGGCCGTCGATGCCCTGGCACCGGGCCTGGCCGCCAGGCTGGGGTACGACGACTGA
- a CDS encoding oligosaccharide flippase family protein, producing MSQSEEPSTGSAGRRLSVITVDQVISGASNLLIAVLAARFLGVESFGLFGIIFMVYVTAQGLARAMVCEPVLVHPEEAEHRPGQVIGSAVVVGSLIALVVLASALVAHPFSTDLRNGLLVLAVSLPLLVLHDLGRYLGFATHVPSRSLVLDVVWLVLLVAAIAALFVLDLQTLTWFMVAWAGTGAVAALLVLWQHRTHRITPDLSWLRARWSFSWRYLLSFVATYGASLATTVAIAGVAGARALGGVRGALLLVRPFMTFQTASVAAGIAEIAHLDAGRDVLRRHARRTTVLTTLVAGLNLLVLLLLPGWLGRAVLGETWEVTEPLMLPAGLQIVFLALVTGPRSGLLGVRAIQKTVVIDVVSTVILLVLTVAGAALDGAVGAFWGVAIGQGVIAAIWWSVFWRHTGRSSRGWRARRDRDLAPAATVGVDDSDL from the coding sequence TTGAGCCAGAGCGAGGAACCGAGCACCGGCTCGGCCGGTCGTCGCCTGAGCGTGATCACCGTCGACCAGGTCATCTCCGGTGCGTCCAACCTGCTGATCGCGGTGCTCGCGGCCCGGTTCCTGGGGGTCGAGTCCTTCGGTCTCTTCGGCATCATCTTCATGGTCTACGTGACCGCCCAAGGCCTGGCCCGGGCGATGGTCTGCGAGCCGGTGCTGGTGCACCCCGAGGAGGCCGAGCACCGTCCGGGGCAGGTGATCGGATCGGCCGTCGTGGTCGGGTCGCTGATCGCCCTCGTGGTGCTGGCCAGTGCGCTCGTCGCCCACCCCTTCTCCACGGACCTGCGCAACGGTTTGCTGGTGCTCGCGGTGAGCCTGCCGTTGCTGGTCCTGCACGACCTGGGCCGGTACCTCGGCTTCGCCACCCACGTGCCGAGCCGCTCGCTCGTCCTCGACGTGGTGTGGCTGGTGCTGCTGGTCGCCGCCATCGCCGCGCTCTTCGTGCTCGACCTGCAGACCCTCACCTGGTTCATGGTGGCGTGGGCCGGCACCGGTGCGGTCGCCGCACTGCTGGTGCTCTGGCAGCACCGCACCCACCGGATCACGCCCGACCTCAGCTGGTTGCGCGCGAGGTGGAGCTTCTCGTGGCGCTACCTGCTCTCCTTCGTCGCGACGTACGGCGCGTCCTTGGCCACCACGGTCGCGATCGCCGGGGTGGCCGGCGCCCGGGCCCTCGGTGGCGTGCGCGGTGCGTTGCTGCTGGTGCGCCCGTTCATGACCTTCCAGACCGCCTCGGTCGCCGCCGGGATCGCGGAGATCGCCCACCTCGACGCCGGGCGGGACGTGCTTCGCCGCCATGCTCGTCGTACGACGGTGCTCACGACGCTGGTCGCCGGGCTGAACCTGCTGGTGCTGCTCCTCCTCCCCGGCTGGCTGGGTCGCGCGGTCCTCGGCGAGACGTGGGAGGTGACCGAGCCGCTGATGCTCCCGGCCGGACTGCAGATCGTGTTCCTCGCCCTCGTCACCGGACCACGGTCGGGGCTGCTCGGCGTACGCGCGATCCAGAAGACCGTCGTCATCGACGTGGTGAGCACGGTGATCCTGCTGGTGCTCACGGTGGCGGGCGCCGCCCTCGACGGCGCGGTCGGGGCGTTCTGGGGCGTGGCGATCGGGCAGGGCGTGATCGCGGCGATCTGGTGGAGCGTCTTCTGGCGGCACACCGGGCGCTCGTCGCGGGGGTGGCGTGCCCGACGCGACCGTGACCTTGCCCCCGCTGCGACCGTTGGTGTTGACGACAGCGACCTCTGA
- a CDS encoding CatB-related O-acetyltransferase, translated as MLKNPTLMNALRFVKYAPGRARDAAIGKNIANLNRLVKAGRVTVGDHTYGGPPMIKTFTHDNTRLEIGRYSSISGDALVLLGGRHATDALTTYPHRILWRMEGAGEDGFPMHSADSFIGSDVWLCDGAIVLTGIRIGHGAIVGAGAVVTKDVPDYAIVGGNPAKVISYRFPEEQRKALLEIAWWDWPDEDVRDAVPLIAGKDVEAFIAYAKEREARLR; from the coding sequence GTGCTGAAGAACCCCACGCTGATGAATGCCCTGCGCTTCGTGAAGTACGCGCCCGGACGGGCCAGGGACGCCGCGATCGGCAAGAACATCGCCAACCTGAACCGGCTGGTGAAGGCCGGCCGGGTGACGGTGGGCGACCACACCTACGGCGGACCGCCGATGATCAAGACGTTCACCCACGACAACACCAGGCTGGAGATCGGGAGGTACTCCTCCATCTCCGGTGACGCGCTGGTCCTGCTCGGCGGCAGGCACGCGACCGACGCGCTGACCACCTACCCGCACCGGATCCTGTGGCGGATGGAGGGTGCGGGTGAGGACGGCTTCCCGATGCACTCCGCAGACTCGTTCATCGGCTCGGACGTGTGGCTGTGTGACGGCGCGATCGTGCTGACCGGCATCCGGATCGGTCACGGCGCGATCGTCGGTGCCGGTGCCGTGGTGACCAAGGACGTGCCCGACTACGCGATCGTGGGGGGCAACCCGGCGAAGGTCATCTCCTACCGGTTCCCCGAGGAGCAGCGCAAGGCACTGCTCGAGATCGCCTGGTGGGACTGGCCCGACGAGGACGTCCGCGACGCCGTCCCGCTGATCGCCGGCAAGGACGTGGAGGCGTTCATCGCGTACGCGAAGGAACGCGAAGCACGACTGCGCTGA
- a CDS encoding TylF/MycF/NovP-related O-methyltransferase: MTTSEAALRDLYLDIVKRSLTGALAEDNDTILGGARSIGTGTLGQPGLNRATATQVLKRGAHAAGRLANRFNLEVAYKRPYSSELREAGQDWPSRSESMIGLKRMDNIQEAIATIEAEGIPGDLIETGVWRGGATIFMRANLKAWEDTERRVWVADSFQGLPEPDAERYAADAGDTHHKWSGLAVGAQIVEHNFRRYGLLDDQVEFLVGWFKDTLPTAPIEQLSLMRLDGDMYESTIQALEPLYPKLAPGGFCIIDDFGSHASQAGQAVHDYRAQHGITDEIIQIDEFGAYWRKS, encoded by the coding sequence GTGACCACCTCTGAAGCGGCACTCCGCGACCTCTACCTCGACATCGTCAAGCGCAGCCTGACCGGGGCCCTTGCCGAGGACAACGACACCATCCTCGGTGGTGCCCGCAGCATCGGCACCGGCACCCTCGGCCAGCCGGGCCTCAACCGCGCGACCGCGACGCAGGTGCTCAAGCGGGGGGCCCACGCCGCCGGGCGGTTGGCGAACCGGTTCAACCTTGAGGTCGCCTACAAGCGTCCCTACTCCTCCGAGCTGCGTGAGGCCGGTCAGGACTGGCCCTCGCGCTCGGAGTCGATGATCGGCCTGAAGCGGATGGACAACATCCAGGAGGCGATCGCGACGATCGAGGCCGAGGGCATCCCCGGCGACCTGATCGAGACCGGGGTCTGGCGCGGTGGCGCGACGATCTTCATGCGCGCCAACCTCAAGGCGTGGGAGGACACCGAGCGGAGGGTCTGGGTGGCCGACTCCTTCCAGGGCCTGCCCGAGCCGGATGCCGAGCGGTACGCCGCCGACGCCGGCGACACCCACCACAAGTGGAGCGGGCTCGCGGTCGGCGCCCAGATCGTGGAGCACAACTTCCGCCGCTACGGGCTGCTCGACGACCAGGTCGAGTTCCTGGTCGGCTGGTTCAAGGACACCCTGCCGACCGCTCCGATCGAGCAGCTGTCCCTGATGCGCCTCGACGGCGACATGTACGAGTCGACCATCCAGGCCCTCGAGCCGCTCTACCCCAAGCTGGCACCGGGCGGCTTCTGCATCATCGACGACTTCGGCAGCCACGCCTCGCAGGCCGGCCAGGCGGTGCACGACTACCGCGCCCAGCACGGCATCACCGACGAGATCATCCAGATCGACGAGTTCGGCGCCTACTGGCGCAAGAGCTGA